ACATACGCGGCCACGAGCAGGACCATGCCGAGCATCCCCTCGCCAGCGGTTCTTGTGAGTTCGTACACGGCCGCGTGGCCAATCAGCCACGGCACCGCGATCTTGAGCGCGTTGCGGAGCAGGGCGCGGCCAAAGTCCAGCTGCTCTGGCGCTTCGACCGGCTCGGCCGGCTCGACGCGCAACCGCATGGCCCGCTTGCCAAGGGTGCCGTGCTTGGCCCCTGCCTCGAAGGCGGCCAAGGCAAACGTTACGGGAATCACGATGAGCACGGCCCCGACCGCGTTCAGAAGCAGCGGATGCGTCATCCGGATGACGCCCGCAAGATACAGGGGCACACCAACAGCCGCGACAACCCCGACCCAAACCAGAATGGCAAGCCAGTCAATCGACCAGGCAACCATTCGCCTCCACGCTATCGTCATGCAAGGAGCCTATCGCCCCACGCGAGCGCTCGTTGCTGCCCGCACGACGCAGGAGCATCCTCTTCGCGTGCCACGGCCGAGCCACACAAATCGACCTGACCCAAATGTGTCTCTTTCGCTCGGAATAGGCACATTTGGGTCAGGTCGATTGGGGTGACGGCCCCCATCCGTGTCGAGACAGGGATGGGGGCCGCGGTGGTTCACATACGCTATGCGCTGTGTTGGCGACGACGCGTCATCGCCAACGCAGCTGCGCCAAGCAGCACGAGGAGCGCA
The DNA window shown above is from Lysinibacter cavernae and carries:
- a CDS encoding RDD family protein, producing the protein MTIAWRRMVAWSIDWLAILVWVGVVAAVGVPLYLAGVIRMTHPLLLNAVGAVLIVIPVTFALAAFEAGAKHGTLGKRAMRLRVEPAEPVEAPEQLDFGRALLRNALKIAVPWLIGHAAVYELTRTAGEGMLGMVLLVAAYVLPAAYLVTLFTGSHRTLYDRLAGTIVIAKS